A single region of the Branchiostoma lanceolatum isolate klBraLanc5 chromosome 1, klBraLanc5.hap2, whole genome shotgun sequence genome encodes:
- the LOC136433402 gene encoding acetyl-CoA acetyltransferase, mitochondrial-like — protein sequence MAATLLRGVQMKGKVTSTARWFSQVSGLNEVVIVSATRTPVGSFRSSLASLPAPQLGAIAIKSAIEKAGIPAEEVKEVYMGNVLQAGEKQAPARQAALGAGLPLATPCTTINKVCASGMKSIMLAAQSLMCGHQDVMVAGGMESMSNVPFIMAREAPAYGGLKLEDLIVHDGLTDVYNKFHMGNCAENTAKNLQITREDQDEFAISSYKRSQAAAANGTLAKEITPVEVPQRRGPGVTVEADEEYNKVKFDKVPSLRPVFVKDGTVTAANASTLNDGAAALVIMTSAAASRLGVTPLARIVGFADAAVAPIDFPIAPSPAVEKLLKQTGVSKDDVTMWEINEAFSAVVLANIKLLDLDPAKVNVNGGAVSIGHPIGMSGARITNHMVHNLQPGQKGVAAICNGGGGASSILIEKL from the coding sequence ATGGCGGCAACACTTCTCAGAGGTGTGCAGATGAAAGGCAAAGTCACAAGTACAGCAAGATGGTTCTCCCAAGTTTCTGGTCTGAACGAAGTTGTGATCGTCAGTGCCACCAGAACACCGGTGGGCTCGTTCCGCAGTAGCCTGGCCTCCCTCCCCGCCCCTCAGCTAGGCGCTATCGCTATCAAGTCAGCTATCGAGAAGGCCGGTATCCCCGCAGAAGAAGTGAAGGAGGTCTACATGGGAAATGTGCTCCAGGCAGGAGAGAAACAGGCACCAGCCAGGCAGGCAGCCCTGGGGGCCGGGTTACCCCTCGCTACTCCCTGTACCACCATCAACAAGGTCTGCGCTTCGGGGATGAAGTCAATCATGTTGGCAGCGCAGAGTCTGATGTGTGGTCACCAGGATGTGATGGTTGCGGGCGGAATGGAGAGCATGTCCAACGTGCCCTTCATTATGGCGAGGGAGGCGCCTGCGTACGGAGGCCTGAAGCTTGAAGACCTCATTGTGCACGACGGACTCACTGATGTCTACAACAAGTTCCACATGGGGAACTGTGCGGAGAACACCGCCAAGAACCTGCAGATAACCCGCGAGGATCAGGACGAGTTCGCCATCAGCTCGTACAAACGAAGCCAGGCCGCAGCAGCGAACGGAACCCTAGCAAAGGAGATCACTCCTGTCGAAGTTCCCCAGAGGAGAGGTCCAGGGGTGACCGTAGAAGCAGATGAGGAGTACAATAAAGTGAAATTCGACAAGGTGCCGTCGCTGAGGCCTGTGTTTGTGAAGGACGGAACAGTTACAGCAGCGAACGCGAGCACACTCAACGATGGTGCCGCAGCTCTCGTCATCATGACATCAGCAGCTGCCAGCAGGCTTGGTGTTACACCACTGGCTCGTATTGTCGGCTTTGCGGATGCAGCCGTTGCGCCGATAGACTTTCCCATCGCTCCCTCCCCAGCAGTGGAGAAACTGTTGAAGCAAACTGGAGTCTCcaaggatgacgtcaccatgtGGGAGATCAACGAAGCCTTCAGTGCTGTCGTCCTGGCTAATATCAAACTCCTGGACCTTGACCCAGCCAAGGTGAATGTCAACGGTGGAGCAGTGTCTATCGGACATCCTATTGGCATGTCGGGCGCGAGAATCACCAACCATATGGTGCACAACCTGCAGCCTGGCCAGAAGGGTGTAGCCGCCATCTGTAACGGTGGTGGCGGGGCCTCCTCCATCCTTATTGAGAAGTTGTAA